A DNA window from Streptococcus sp. LPB0220 contains the following coding sequences:
- a CDS encoding GNAT family N-acetyltransferase: protein MMNRIVDDQITLIPYYRNDDISLLWYQDSEVCKQVDNTDQIYDVTKLHKMYDYLTSHGSCYYIQYEGVLVGDVTLQDNSELSIVVSKEYQNLQIGRRCISEMIQLAKEKEMVKVTAQIYPFNTQSQRMFLALGFQKVDEEWYEYKLI from the coding sequence ATGATGAATAGAATAGTAGACGATCAGATCACTCTTATTCCTTATTATAGGAATGATGACATCTCCCTTCTTTGGTATCAAGATAGTGAGGTTTGCAAACAAGTGGATAATACTGATCAGATTTACGATGTAACAAAACTTCATAAAATGTATGATTACCTAACTTCACATGGTTCGTGCTATTATATCCAATATGAGGGAGTGTTGGTTGGAGATGTGACACTTCAAGATAACTCGGAACTTTCAATAGTTGTCAGCAAAGAGTATCAGAATTTACAGATCGGAAGACGATGTATTTCTGAAATGATACAGTTGGCCAAAGAGAAAGAAATGGTTAAGGTAACTGCTCAAATTTATCCTTTTAATACTCAAAGTCAAAGAATGTTTTTGGCTTTGGGTTTTCAGAAAGTAGATGAAGAGTGGTATGAATATAAGTTGATTTAG
- a CDS encoding CPBP family intramembrane glutamic endopeptidase, giving the protein MNVNYLKRYIISSYVLVCALIIFVAAPASLIFKVPPVIMWIVRNIVAWSPSYLLLFGWKYFRTDEKRITFLKRCFSAKVSLLPLLSSFGLTFGLSILSLFIYSLITQKTMFSYINLGTVSLPLSIFLSFTSGPTGEELGWRGYMREEFNKKYHFLKSSIYQGLVWCFWHTLLWVVDSKFTDWRAVPYIIANIVVITSITICMNIILEKYNNLIYSIFMHFGFNIVYVFLDADIGFFIILTLLYLLITPIAIHIRNKTVERL; this is encoded by the coding sequence ATGAATGTAAATTATTTAAAAAGATACATCATCAGTTCTTATGTCCTTGTTTGTGCACTCATTATTTTTGTAGCAGCTCCTGCAAGTTTAATATTTAAGGTTCCACCTGTTATCATGTGGATTGTACGAAATATCGTCGCATGGTCTCCATCATACCTTCTTTTATTTGGATGGAAGTATTTCAGGACTGATGAGAAAAGAATAACTTTCCTTAAGCGGTGTTTCTCTGCTAAAGTATCATTACTCCCACTTCTATCTTCATTTGGTCTTACATTTGGGCTCAGTATTTTATCACTCTTCATCTACTCACTTATAACCCAAAAAACAATGTTCTCCTACATCAATCTAGGAACCGTATCATTGCCACTAAGTATTTTCTTATCATTTACATCAGGTCCGACTGGAGAAGAATTAGGGTGGCGTGGTTATATGAGAGAAGAATTTAATAAAAAATATCATTTTTTAAAATCCTCTATTTACCAAGGCCTAGTCTGGTGTTTCTGGCATACACTTCTGTGGGTTGTAGATTCAAAATTTACGGACTGGCGGGCCGTTCCTTATATTATTGCTAATATAGTTGTGATTACATCTATTACTATTTGTATGAATATTATTTTGGAAAAATATAATAATCTGATTTATTCTATTTTCATGCATTTTGGTTTTAATATCGTTTATGTATTTTTGGATGCTGATATTGGATTTTTTATCATTTTGACCTTGCTATACCTACTCATCACACCGATTGCAATTCATATACGTAATAAAACCGTGGAGAGATTATAA
- a CDS encoding helix-turn-helix transcriptional regulator, translating to MTFAEKLKSIRKQVGMSQELLAEIIGVSRQAVTKWETGAGIPDIENMISISNLFNISIDELICNERTTLNTSEYLFESITEYDIDKIKSYDMKFGGAEKFVLSGYNGEKIRVRLVSNLLSTLQNDFKVKIDDSRKRIDLDVKRYNGVTEATAKETVSIFVQIPTRYISHIECAVRAESVEIHSLECDNIELDLKTSRITLEDISGKVKINCNLDMEVLCHSLNGEVDINQISATSRIRIPENSLFTAVTKGIGTNIYYEKNGQKTEPFDSPDADNIIELNGIKSELVIYTAEERG from the coding sequence ATGACATTTGCTGAAAAATTAAAATCCATACGTAAACAAGTAGGGATGTCACAAGAACTTTTAGCTGAAATAATCGGTGTATCAAGACAAGCTGTAACAAAGTGGGAAACTGGTGCTGGAATTCCAGATATCGAAAATATGATATCCATCTCAAACCTATTTAACATCTCTATCGATGAGTTAATCTGTAATGAAAGAACTACTCTTAATACAAGCGAATATCTTTTTGAGAGTATCACAGAGTATGATATCGATAAGATCAAGAGCTATGATATGAAATTTGGAGGCGCAGAAAAGTTTGTATTGTCCGGATACAATGGAGAAAAAATTCGAGTTCGTCTGGTATCCAATCTTCTTTCTACACTTCAAAATGATTTTAAAGTAAAAATTGATGATAGTAGAAAAAGAATTGACCTAGATGTAAAACGTTACAATGGTGTAACAGAGGCAACGGCTAAAGAAACGGTCAGTATCTTTGTGCAAATCCCAACTCGCTATATTAGTCACATTGAATGCGCGGTTCGTGCAGAGTCTGTAGAAATTCACTCCCTAGAATGTGACAATATCGAACTTGACCTTAAAACATCTCGTATTACTCTAGAAGATATTTCAGGTAAAGTAAAAATAAACTGTAATCTTGATATGGAAGTATTATGTCATTCATTAAACGGTGAAGTTGACATTAACCAGATTTCAGCAACATCTAGAATTCGTATTCCTGAAAACAGCCTATTTACTGCTGTTACCAAAGGGATTGGAACAAATATTTATTATGAAAAAAATGGGCAAAAAACTGAACCATTCGATTCACCCGATGCAGATAATATAATTGAATTGAATGGTATTAAGAGTGAACTAGTTATCTATACAGCTGAAGAAAGAGGGTAA
- a CDS encoding DNA/RNA non-specific endonuclease, protein MVTKRFLKNVIVALVSVFITLAFVQGAQAEQTGLDYQSLNLLPFNGNKQLVLGEFDHLGRATSAHIQLQDKDEPKKKREPRLSYNPVGWHNFKIAYGNKGKKAWLFHRGHLIGYQFSGLTNEGKNLVPLTAWANTGNYKGTADSNVEGMLYYEKRLDSWLATHPNYWLDYKVTPVYTGDELIPRQVTLQYVGIDRDGNLLPIHLSSPKESVDAYGITTVTLDNYSKNATIDYLKGTAKPSLVPTEPTSQPQPASPSVETQPSQAPQPSQPAVPAQPVQPVEPSQPTRQLAPVVYVARNGSADVYWYSKDSMPRNTNFAKVVEMSEEQALSLGKRHTSKE, encoded by the coding sequence ATGGTTACAAAACGGTTTTTGAAAAATGTTATTGTTGCGCTGGTCTCGGTTTTTATAACCTTGGCTTTTGTTCAAGGGGCTCAAGCTGAGCAAACAGGTCTCGATTACCAGAGTCTGAATCTATTGCCTTTTAATGGCAATAAGCAACTCGTTCTAGGTGAGTTTGATCATTTAGGTCGGGCAACTTCTGCCCATATTCAGCTTCAGGACAAGGATGAGCCAAAGAAAAAAAGAGAACCACGGCTCAGCTATAATCCGGTTGGCTGGCACAATTTTAAGATTGCTTATGGAAACAAAGGGAAGAAGGCCTGGCTGTTCCATAGAGGGCATCTGATTGGTTATCAATTTAGTGGCCTGACCAATGAAGGGAAAAATCTGGTTCCGCTAACTGCCTGGGCCAATACGGGAAATTATAAAGGGACGGCGGATAGTAATGTGGAAGGCATGCTTTACTACGAGAAACGGCTCGATAGCTGGCTGGCCACCCACCCCAATTATTGGCTGGATTATAAGGTGACGCCTGTCTATACGGGGGATGAATTGATTCCTCGTCAGGTGACCTTGCAATATGTAGGAATTGATCGAGATGGCAACCTTCTGCCTATCCATCTAAGTAGTCCCAAAGAGTCGGTAGATGCTTATGGGATCACCACCGTTACCTTGGATAATTATTCCAAGAATGCGACCATTGACTATCTGAAGGGAACCGCCAAGCCATCTTTAGTGCCGACAGAACCAACTAGTCAACCACAACCAGCCAGTCCTTCTGTAGAGACGCAACCAAGTCAAGCCCCTCAACCGAGTCAGCCAGCAGTGCCTGCACAGCCCGTTCAACCTGTAGAGCCTTCACAGCCAACTCGTCAACTAGCTCCAGTTGTTTATGTGGCCAGAAATGGAAGTGCTGATGTTTATTGGTACTCTAAGGATAGCATGCCACGAAATACTAACTTTGCCAAAGTAGTTGAAATGTCAGAAGAGCAAGCGCTCAGTCTTGGAAAGCGGCATACAAGTAAGGAATGA
- a CDS encoding glycoside hydrolase family 13 protein — MELAAIYHRPESEYAYLYKDGQLHIRIRTKKEDIKRIVLHYGDPFIFIEDLYEATKEMDKVTTDDLFDYWQVSVSVRHARIQYLFELESTAGEKTLYGDRGVAAYTKENLDFVMNGFKLPFIHEIDGCAVPDWVAQTVWYQIFPERFANGNPAISPEGVRPWDASIAPQILDFFGGDLQGIIDHLDYLQELGITGLYLCPIFESPSNHKYDTIDYFEIDRHFGDKDTFRQLVKEAHARGMKIMLDAVFNHIGYDSPQWQDVVKYGEDSIYKDWFHIKEFPVSSENLWNSRDLSYHAFAFAGYMPKLNTANPEVKAYLLKVATYWIEEFDIDAWRLDVANEIDHQFWRDFRKAVLAKKPDLYILGEIWHSSQPWLNGDEFHAVMNYPLSESIKDYFLRGHKETQRFIWEINSQSMYYRQQISEVMFNLLDSHDTERILTTAKGNLQSVKSALSFLYLQRGTPCIYYGTELALIGGPDPDCRRVMPWERVSEDYDMLNFMKDLIQLRKEVASMIQYGKVSLEEVEPDVVAVEWRHEGQLLKAYFNHSKKDVVLEREQADLMSLGSISHDRLIIQPNGFVIYRED; from the coding sequence ATGGAATTAGCAGCGATTTATCACCGGCCTGAATCGGAGTATGCCTATCTTTATAAGGACGGCCAGCTCCATATTCGCATCCGGACCAAGAAAGAAGATATCAAACGGATTGTCTTGCACTATGGGGATCCCTTTATTTTTATAGAGGATCTTTATGAGGCAACTAAGGAAATGGACAAGGTGACGACAGACGACCTCTTTGATTATTGGCAAGTGTCGGTATCTGTCCGCCATGCCCGGATCCAGTACCTCTTTGAATTAGAGTCCACGGCGGGAGAGAAGACCTTGTACGGAGATCGAGGTGTAGCAGCCTACACCAAGGAGAACCTGGACTTCGTCATGAACGGCTTTAAGCTTCCTTTTATCCATGAGATTGATGGGTGTGCTGTTCCAGATTGGGTGGCGCAGACGGTTTGGTACCAAATCTTTCCTGAGCGCTTTGCCAATGGGAATCCAGCCATTTCACCAGAAGGCGTCCGCCCTTGGGATGCCTCTATTGCCCCTCAAATCTTGGATTTCTTTGGTGGAGATTTACAAGGGATCATCGATCACTTGGACTACTTGCAGGAGTTAGGGATTACAGGGCTCTACCTTTGCCCGATTTTTGAATCTCCAAGCAACCACAAATACGATACCATTGATTATTTTGAAATTGATCGACATTTTGGTGATAAGGACACCTTCCGCCAGCTAGTGAAAGAGGCCCATGCGCGTGGGATGAAGATTATGCTGGATGCCGTCTTCAACCATATTGGCTATGATTCACCCCAATGGCAGGATGTGGTCAAATACGGGGAGGATTCGATTTACAAGGACTGGTTCCATATTAAAGAGTTCCCTGTCTCCTCAGAAAATCTGTGGAATAGTCGCGACTTGTCTTACCATGCTTTTGCCTTTGCGGGCTATATGCCTAAGCTCAATACGGCTAATCCTGAGGTGAAGGCCTATCTTTTGAAGGTGGCGACTTACTGGATTGAAGAGTTTGATATTGATGCTTGGCGACTGGATGTGGCTAATGAGATCGACCATCAATTCTGGCGGGATTTCCGTAAGGCGGTCTTGGCCAAGAAGCCAGACCTCTATATCCTCGGGGAAATCTGGCATTCGTCCCAACCTTGGCTCAATGGTGATGAGTTCCATGCCGTGATGAACTATCCGCTCTCTGAAAGTATCAAGGATTATTTCCTGCGAGGACATAAGGAGACGCAACGCTTCATTTGGGAGATCAATAGCCAGTCTATGTACTACAGGCAGCAGATCTCTGAGGTGATGTTCAACCTCTTGGACTCCCATGATACAGAACGCATCCTGACAACGGCTAAAGGCAATCTTCAGTCCGTCAAGTCTGCTCTTTCCTTCCTCTATCTGCAACGAGGAACGCCTTGTATCTATTATGGAACGGAGCTAGCCCTCATCGGTGGCCCAGACCCGGATTGTCGTCGTGTCATGCCTTGGGAGCGCGTGTCAGAGGACTATGATATGCTGAACTTTATGAAGGACTTGATCCAGCTACGAAAAGAAGTAGCGAGTATGATTCAGTATGGCAAGGTTAGCTTGGAAGAAGTAGAGCCAGACGTGGTGGCAGTAGAATGGCGGCATGAAGGACAGCTCCTCAAAGCCTACTTTAACCACTCCAAGAAAGACGTTGTCCTAGAAAGAGAACAAGCAGATCTGATGAGTCTTGGAAGCATTTCCCATGATCGCTTGATCATTCAGCCAAATGGATTTGTTATTTATAGAGAAGATTAG
- a CDS encoding RDD family protein, whose translation MRKGETVMKMLAINPISFKKRMTEFLFDYLFILAYLVLLFLGSMLIYIIFFNGVPEFTEIQSQWLVFFTSVLPITLLFTFLDYKNDGSFGKVKAGLELVYQKKTVQASLIRNVIKFLPWQLGHMGTIHGFYSDFDMLSIILSISATLLGVSLLAMMMFRKDKRHLGDLLAHTQVQPKEE comes from the coding sequence ATGAGAAAGGGGGAGACAGTGATGAAGATGTTAGCAATCAATCCTATTTCGTTTAAAAAAAGAATGACAGAATTTCTGTTTGATTATCTTTTCATTTTAGCTTACCTAGTTCTTCTGTTTTTAGGTTCGATGCTTATTTACATCATCTTTTTTAATGGCGTCCCAGAGTTTACAGAAATTCAGTCGCAGTGGCTTGTATTTTTCACCTCTGTTTTGCCAATCACGCTCCTGTTCACATTCTTGGATTATAAAAATGATGGCAGTTTTGGGAAGGTAAAAGCGGGACTTGAACTGGTCTACCAGAAAAAAACAGTGCAAGCTAGCTTGATCAGAAACGTCATCAAATTTTTACCTTGGCAACTCGGTCATATGGGCACGATTCATGGCTTCTATAGTGATTTTGATATGTTATCCATTATCCTTTCTATTTCAGCGACTTTACTCGGAGTTTCGTTACTAGCAATGATGATGTTTCGGAAAGATAAGAGGCATCTAGGAGACTTGCTAGCCCATACGCAAGTCCAACCAAAAGAAGAATAG
- a CDS encoding 8-oxo-dGTP diphosphatase → MNETVEFTNLCMVRDGNRVLVIDRKKEDWPGITFPGGHVEVGESFTEAVIREVKEETGLRIVSPQMCGMKDWVEDGIRYVVLFYKTEKFEGDLISSEEGEVWWEDLKELPNLDLSLDMEDMLRIFLEEDLSEFFYYQDGEDWKYDLK, encoded by the coding sequence ATGAATGAGACCGTAGAGTTTACAAATCTTTGTATGGTAAGAGACGGCAATAGAGTTCTTGTTATTGATCGTAAAAAAGAGGATTGGCCAGGCATTACATTTCCTGGAGGTCATGTCGAAGTGGGAGAATCATTTACGGAAGCAGTGATCCGTGAAGTGAAGGAAGAAACTGGTTTAAGGATTGTTTCTCCGCAGATGTGTGGAATGAAAGATTGGGTGGAAGACGGCATTCGTTATGTAGTTCTCTTTTATAAGACGGAAAAGTTTGAAGGAGACTTAATATCCTCTGAAGAGGGGGAAGTCTGGTGGGAGGACCTGAAAGAATTGCCAAATCTAGACCTCTCTCTAGATATGGAGGATATGCTTCGTATTTTTCTTGAAGAAGACCTGTCTGAATTTTTCTACTACCAAGATGGAGAAGACTGGAAGTATGATTTAAAGTAA
- a CDS encoding Ltp family lipoprotein, producing MMKKFLIFIFTIFGLFAGMLALIVIDYEINYNKWINSRSGSQLTNPVQKYSSSSDGNKDDFESSKQEYATSSSSTQNYDYKKYSSSSDRKNKEDLESLMNMFMKGLFPPTLLYPEYTRAYEKAKSWSKKHLSQQQIKIYLTKYDRYSEDATQYALNKLNVDWKEQALLKAKYYQEFHYSKEKLVWQLINVERFTQEEADYAIEQGNFDWKEEAVKQAESSSNGGNISKERLLKILVEYRKFTQEEAEYAIEHAKIDWVN from the coding sequence ATGATGAAAAAGTTTTTGATATTTATTTTTACAATTTTTGGATTATTTGCAGGAATGCTAGCTCTTATAGTAATTGATTATGAAATAAATTATAATAAATGGATAAATTCACGTTCAGGATCACAGTTGACTAATCCTGTACAAAAATACTCTTCTTCAAGTGATGGAAATAAGGATGATTTTGAATCATCAAAACAAGAATACGCTACTTCAAGTTCTAGTACGCAGAATTATGATTATAAAAAATACTCTTCTTCAAGTGATAGAAAAAATAAGGAAGATTTAGAATCATTAATGAATATGTTTATGAAAGGACTATTTCCTCCAACTTTACTATATCCAGAATATACAAGGGCATATGAAAAAGCTAAATCTTGGTCAAAAAAGCATTTATCGCAGCAGCAAATTAAAATTTATCTTACTAAGTATGACAGGTATTCAGAGGATGCTACTCAGTACGCTTTAAATAAGCTTAATGTAGACTGGAAAGAGCAAGCACTTTTAAAAGCAAAATATTATCAAGAGTTTCATTATTCGAAAGAAAAATTAGTTTGGCAACTTATAAATGTTGAACGATTTACTCAAGAAGAGGCTGATTATGCCATAGAACAAGGTAATTTCGATTGGAAAGAGGAAGCTGTGAAACAAGCAGAATCTTCTTCAAACGGTGGCAACATTTCAAAAGAAAGGTTATTAAAAATACTTGTTGAATATAGAAAATTTACTCAAGAAGAAGCTGAGTACGCAATAGAGCATGCAAAAATAGATTGGGTGAATTAA
- a CDS encoding DUF4300 family protein — MKPSKKFMLLTSCTLAIFALAACGTNQKQSKEKQASSTVQKSSSDKEHYKGTYSNLNSKESVEEVRALLSAYLDQESVDKFLGLVTDYDSIVGSVGLTGDFSTFKKTDYNVEKISDLWTKKKGDFVGTNCRINSYTLLKNRIEIPKMKADSELLFVDNDAIDKGKIFGEADKEAFNILYSRVPTEATTDVKVHAKKMEEYFSHFKFNENARMLSVIVHDNLDGNTLFVGHVGVLVPTKDGYLFVEKLTFEEPYQAIKFATKEDVYKYLETKYQDYTGEGLAKPFIMDNEKWVEMK; from the coding sequence ATGAAACCATCTAAAAAATTCATGCTCCTTACTAGCTGTACCTTGGCGATTTTTGCTTTAGCGGCTTGTGGGACCAACCAAAAGCAATCCAAGGAAAAGCAGGCAAGTTCCACTGTACAGAAATCTAGTTCAGACAAGGAGCACTACAAGGGCACCTATAGCAACCTCAATAGCAAGGAAAGCGTCGAAGAAGTGCGGGCTCTCTTATCTGCTTATTTGGATCAGGAAAGTGTAGACAAATTTCTTGGTCTAGTAACGGACTATGATAGCATTGTCGGCTCGGTCGGCTTGACGGGTGACTTCAGCACCTTCAAGAAAACAGACTACAATGTTGAGAAGATCAGTGACTTGTGGACCAAGAAAAAGGGCGATTTCGTCGGGACCAACTGCCGGATCAATAGCTATACTCTTCTGAAGAATCGTATCGAGATTCCTAAAATGAAAGCGGATAGTGAACTTTTGTTCGTGGACAATGATGCGATTGACAAAGGGAAGATCTTCGGTGAGGCAGACAAGGAAGCTTTTAACATTCTGTATTCACGGGTTCCGACAGAAGCAACAACGGATGTCAAGGTCCATGCCAAGAAGATGGAAGAGTATTTTTCTCACTTCAAGTTCAATGAAAATGCGCGCATGCTTTCTGTTATCGTTCATGATAACCTGGATGGAAATACCCTTTTTGTCGGTCATGTCGGTGTCTTGGTTCCTACCAAGGACGGCTATCTCTTTGTCGAAAAGCTAACCTTTGAAGAACCCTATCAAGCCATCAAGTTTGCGACCAAGGAAGATGTCTACAAATACTTAGAGACCAAGTACCAAGACTACACAGGCGAAGGTCTGGCTAAGCCCTTTATCATGGATAATGAAAAATGGGTTGAGATGAAGTAG
- a CDS encoding CbrC family protein, producing MNDSMKEYIHLKKQFQSQDKDSSSVLALYEFADRLTLLETPEAKQVLVDVYQELGLYASAFALFSELVDKSDRKQVKKLFTLEKMSLSHGDRFALPRPLTEKEKEAHKEKVSELPTFRYHPDPLATGSFKEGEPKTCPSCGEDHTIYYALRPYCVEDLRHLCPTCISTGRAAQKFEAEFIQDADWQGVMDKEKDQILFCQTPGYSSWQGEYWLSCCQDYCAYLGTVGTRELEEMGIAEQVLEEYEARDELQDVAEYLVKDGSMCGYLFRCLHCEQYHLWVDAD from the coding sequence ATGAACGATTCTATGAAAGAATATATCCACTTAAAAAAGCAGTTCCAATCGCAAGATAAGGATTCATCTAGCGTGCTGGCTCTCTATGAATTTGCAGATCGGCTGACCTTACTGGAAACTCCAGAAGCTAAGCAGGTCTTGGTGGATGTGTATCAGGAGTTGGGCTTGTATGCCAGTGCCTTTGCTCTCTTCTCAGAGCTAGTAGACAAGTCTGATCGCAAGCAAGTTAAGAAACTTTTCACCTTAGAAAAGATGAGTCTAAGTCATGGAGATCGCTTTGCGCTCCCTCGTCCCTTGACCGAAAAAGAAAAAGAGGCTCATAAGGAGAAAGTCAGTGAATTGCCAACCTTTCGCTATCATCCGGATCCACTAGCGACGGGTTCCTTTAAGGAAGGGGAGCCTAAGACCTGCCCTTCGTGTGGAGAAGACCACACCATCTATTATGCTCTGAGACCTTATTGTGTAGAAGACCTAAGACATCTCTGTCCAACTTGTATTTCTACTGGTCGTGCTGCCCAAAAGTTTGAAGCAGAGTTTATCCAAGATGCTGATTGGCAAGGGGTCATGGATAAGGAAAAAGACCAGATCCTATTCTGTCAAACTCCTGGCTATAGTAGTTGGCAGGGCGAATATTGGCTCTCTTGTTGCCAAGACTACTGTGCCTATCTGGGGACAGTTGGCACTCGTGAACTGGAAGAGATGGGCATTGCAGAGCAAGTCTTGGAAGAATATGAGGCACGTGATGAACTTCAGGATGTAGCTGAATACTTAGTCAAGGATGGTTCTATGTGTGGCTATCTCTTTCGATGTCTACACTGTGAACAATACCATCTTTGGGTTGATGCGGATTAG
- a CDS encoding CPBP family intramembrane glutamic endopeptidase yields the protein MSRKQALSMYLLGTFGQVFGVSLLVCFLRVGGVKVDFTSPMGIIAVIVGGLSSALWGSLASISYHQSSFKQVLKDFFQVKDSLANYCLVLVFLILDFFPFILGGKIITQSLVLPVVLFFKALLFGGIEEIGWRYFFQPTLEEKIPYLSATLITFLAWSSWHLFYFYIDGSLAVIQLLPFLVGLLTNCFILSALYHKMKNLWICVMTHALINALSQLSSTESVWLSLVIKVLIILLAMRIASSSMEKAKS from the coding sequence ATGAGTAGAAAGCAAGCCCTATCTATGTATTTGTTAGGGACCTTTGGTCAAGTATTCGGAGTCAGCCTTTTGGTTTGCTTTTTAAGAGTAGGAGGAGTGAAGGTTGATTTTACATCACCAATGGGGATCATCGCTGTTATTGTAGGTGGGTTGTCATCAGCTTTGTGGGGCAGTCTTGCAAGCATTAGTTACCATCAATCTAGTTTCAAACAAGTTCTCAAAGATTTTTTTCAAGTCAAAGACAGTTTAGCAAATTATTGTTTGGTGCTTGTTTTCTTGATACTCGACTTTTTCCCATTTATCTTAGGTGGTAAGATCATCACTCAATCGTTGGTCTTGCCAGTGGTGCTCTTTTTCAAGGCCCTTCTTTTTGGTGGGATTGAAGAAATTGGCTGGCGTTATTTCTTTCAACCAACTTTGGAGGAAAAAATACCTTATCTTTCAGCTACTTTGATCACCTTTTTAGCCTGGTCTAGCTGGCATCTTTTTTACTTTTACATTGATGGTTCTTTAGCTGTCATTCAGTTGCTTCCGTTTCTAGTAGGTCTGCTAACTAACTGCTTTATCTTATCGGCCTTGTACCATAAAATGAAAAATTTATGGATCTGTGTCATGACCCATGCGTTGATCAATGCTTTATCACAACTGTCATCAACTGAGAGTGTATGGCTATCACTTGTGATTAAGGTGTTGATAATCCTTCTTGCTATGAGAATTGCTAGTAGTAGTATGGAGAAAGCTAAATCCTAA
- a CDS encoding class I SAM-dependent methyltransferase has protein sequence MLIQYLIKQSKNPSGLVGRLITNIWSSYFKKFSLWAIKQTTISDNSRILEIGYGGGSTIKNLLALDKNLDIHGIDISKESYQTAKRMLLKSIENDSVQLMVGNVENLPYQNHYFDLVFAIQTHIFWKELKQSFQEIYRVMSNHSTLIIASEKEKIKYHMTDYGTSSELSQLLTSIGFSKIEERQNHKWVLYIVTKSEKNKSQMATK, from the coding sequence ATGCTCATTCAATATCTTATAAAACAGTCTAAAAATCCTAGTGGTCTTGTTGGGCGATTAATTACCAACATCTGGTCGTCCTATTTTAAGAAATTCAGTCTTTGGGCAATCAAACAGACTACCATTTCAGATAATAGTCGGATTTTAGAAATCGGTTATGGCGGTGGTAGCACTATCAAAAACCTACTTGCTTTAGATAAAAATCTTGACATTCATGGCATTGATATTTCCAAGGAGTCTTATCAAACTGCTAAACGGATGCTTTTAAAGTCAATAGAAAACGATAGTGTCCAGCTGATGGTTGGAAATGTTGAAAACCTTCCCTACCAAAATCATTATTTTGATCTTGTCTTTGCCATTCAGACCCATATTTTCTGGAAAGAATTAAAACAAAGCTTTCAGGAAATCTATCGAGTCATGTCCAATCATTCTACTCTGATTATTGCTTCCGAAAAAGAAAAAATTAAGTATCATATGACAGATTATGGAACAAGTTCTGAATTGAGTCAGTTATTAACAAGTATTGGCTTTTCAAAGATTGAAGAAAGGCAAAATCACAAATGGGTTTTATATATTGTCACGAAAAGTGAAAAAAATAAGAGTCAAATGGCGACCAAATAG
- a CDS encoding TetR/AcrR family transcriptional regulator — MNQYQKTTEKKKQAIIQAALHLFKEKGFKETSIKSIAEVAKVSPVSIYNYFGSKDNLVALCVNDLFEEITQQAEDILKSNLAFNTKLDQALDLCQEKMSQQISDYFQDKTVRDPSFSSLLTKAITAKKRDIYRTYINLGKEEGLIARDLSTELVLNVMDAFNSVGNQLAHSDNLETDVKQIHQIFLYGILGKKKS, encoded by the coding sequence ATGAATCAATATCAAAAGACGACTGAGAAAAAGAAGCAAGCGATTATTCAAGCAGCTTTGCATCTATTCAAAGAAAAAGGTTTTAAGGAAACGAGTATAAAATCTATTGCAGAGGTAGCGAAAGTATCACCTGTTTCTATCTATAATTATTTTGGGAGCAAAGATAATTTGGTGGCTCTCTGTGTTAATGACTTGTTTGAAGAAATAACCCAGCAAGCCGAGGATATTTTAAAAAGTAATCTAGCTTTTAATACAAAACTAGACCAGGCTTTAGACCTATGTCAGGAGAAAATGAGTCAGCAAATCTCGGACTATTTTCAAGATAAAACGGTGAGAGATCCCTCTTTCTCAAGTCTCCTAACGAAAGCGATAACCGCAAAAAAAAGGGATATTTATCGCACTTATATTAATCTCGGGAAAGAAGAGGGGCTGATTGCTAGAGACTTATCAACAGAGCTTGTTTTAAATGTTATGGATGCTTTCAATAGTGTAGGAAATCAGTTAGCCCATAGTGATAATTTAGAAACAGACGTTAAGCAAATCCATCAGATCTTTTTGTACGGTATTTTAGGAAAAAAGAAATCATGA